The Mangrovibacillus cuniculi sequence GTTTTACAATGGTAGGGAGTTGATCTCCGAGGCCTCTCTTTATTCCATCATGACCTGATAAGTAGTACTTCTCCACACACTCCATGTAATGAAGCGGGAAGAGAAGTCTTCCGTATAACATTCTCCATGAGAAAGGTGTTAACGGTTGAACAGTTTGATAATCCCGCAAAAATCTTTGTATATCTGGTATTCCAGCTCGTTGTTTCTCCTCATAAGTCCATCTAATCCACTCTGCTAAGTCTCTTGTGGCATGATCAAATACCCAATCAAAAGGTATCTTTAAAGAACCCTCTCCATCCCACATCCCTGGATAAAAACGATCATGACAAATAGTTCCTGCATCCTCTTCGTCCGGTTCTTCATCTAATTCCGTATCCACTACATACTGAATAGCGTTTTCCGCTACCCCTAAAAAGTATGGAAAAGTTTGAACAAACGTTTGATCAAATTCATTATCATGTAAAACTGTAGATTGTTCCGTCCAGACTTTCTCCATTTGTAGTAACCTTTTTTCCCATAAATCCTTCCATAATCCCATTCTACTCATTCGATCAATTTGTCTTTCTATCGCACGGCCTCTCATGTGAAATTTGGCTAACTTTCTACCCGTTCGATTAATAGATGGCCAATCTATTCGATTTCTCACTAAAACAACGTAGTCTACTTCTTTA is a genomic window containing:
- the yutH gene encoding spore coat putative kinase YutH, whose product is MMYESILTNYYDVKPEGKLQTKGYDSYYAQGKLYTVVTVTNVEEEVLIELYEMSEQLKRTGDGLVSTFLLSKEETFLITHKEVDYVVLVRNRIDWPSINRTGRKLAKFHMRGRAIERQIDRMSRMGLWKDLWEKRLLQMEKVWTEQSTVLHDNEFDQTFVQTFPYFLGVAENAIQYVVDTELDEEPDEEDAGTICHDRFYPGMWDGEGSLKIPFDWVFDHATRDLAEWIRWTYEEKQRAGIPDIQRFLRDYQTVQPLTPFSWRMLYGRLLFPLHYMECVEKYYLSGHDGIKRGLGDQLPTIVKHTREYERFLDAFYQIAEAPVSQAGLPSVNWLTLS